In Lachnospiraceae bacterium, one DNA window encodes the following:
- a CDS encoding SH3 domain-containing protein, with the protein MSNFERTTSWQQIQQGVKEAERLIVSKDYNLVMVKARQILECMVRCLAEKACLVDGDLADTIDQLYEGHWIDKTTKDDYHTIRILGNKAVHENDNTAYNANQAYQLLTKQVYAFSHDFQVSKTFNVPVTETRPVRNTRTGAAAGSSGTGSTSYGRTDGTRPRTGTGAGNGTRSGAELQGVSDRSRTGGSRNRAGSNTNTGSRRRNPQSTRRSYGGSSRSGRTRRRKHRPSPVEMVLKFLIPLLVVVILIVAIRTLMPGKKKADPTQPETVTTEQIQTEPEAPTPEETQPPADTYVVTGNKVNVRTEPSANGRILVQLEGGTEVVYVKRYNNDWTVINYDGQEAYISSQYIAKQEAETDAQPQEEAAAESESVTN; encoded by the coding sequence ATGTCAAACTTTGAACGCACTACCAGCTGGCAGCAGATCCAGCAGGGGGTAAAGGAAGCAGAGCGCCTGATCGTCAGCAAAGACTATAATCTTGTTATGGTGAAAGCCAGACAGATATTAGAGTGTATGGTCCGTTGCCTGGCTGAGAAGGCATGCCTTGTAGATGGAGATCTGGCAGATACCATAGATCAGCTTTATGAGGGACACTGGATCGATAAAACCACGAAGGATGATTATCATACTATCCGTATTTTGGGAAATAAAGCGGTTCATGAAAATGACAATACAGCGTATAATGCCAACCAGGCATACCAGCTTCTGACCAAGCAGGTGTATGCGTTTTCACATGATTTTCAGGTATCCAAAACCTTTAATGTGCCTGTGACCGAAACAAGACCGGTGCGAAATACCAGAACAGGTGCAGCAGCTGGCAGTTCAGGGACAGGAAGCACATCTTACGGCCGGACAGACGGGACAAGACCGCGTACAGGTACCGGTGCAGGAAACGGCACCCGCTCAGGAGCAGAACTGCAGGGAGTTTCTGATCGTTCCAGAACAGGGGGAAGCCGTAACAGAGCAGGAAGTAATACAAATACAGGCAGCCGAAGGAGAAATCCCCAAAGTACCAGGCGCTCCTATGGCGGTTCTTCCCGAAGTGGAAGGACCCGCAGAAGAAAACACAGACCATCACCTGTGGAAATGGTATTAAAATTCCTGATCCCGCTCCTTGTGGTCGTGATCCTGATAGTGGCGATCCGTACTTTGATGCCGGGGAAGAAAAAAGCAGATCCGACCCAGCCGGAGACAGTGACTACAGAGCAGATCCAGACAGAGCCTGAAGCGCCTACACCGGAAGAGACCCAGCCACCGGCAGATACCTATGTAGTGACTGGAAATAAAGTAAATGTGCGTACGGAGCCGTCTGCCAATGGCCGTATTCTGGTACAGTTAGAAGGCGGAACAGAAGTTGTTTATGTAAAGCGCTATAATAATGACTGGACTGTGATCAACTATGATGGTCAGGAAGCCTATATTTCCAGCCAGTACATTGCAAAGCAGGAAGCAGAAACCGATGCACAGCCACAGGAAGAAGCAGCCGCTGAAAGTGAAAGTGTAACTAACTAA
- a CDS encoding PAS domain-containing sensor histidine kinase, which produces MTAATLTANALFHLSGNAINVSIIYILAILLHAQYTKCYSAGIIASIYSVFWVNYAYTYPYMTLNFTLSGYPLTFVGMTFISCFTSSICIMLSKQSAQIQEKDRMLMQAEKETMRANLLRAMSHDLRTPLTTIIGSSATYLEQENEMPPEEKRKLIHNIEEDAQWLLNMVENLLSVTRIQDDQGISSVNKTDESLEEVISEAVQRFHKRFPDISVKVSVPDAFIMVPMDAMLIEQVINNLLENAHFHSGSEKPIELKVRTEKESLYITIKDYGKGIDPKRLPTLFDGGGVNTNESGDSHKGMGIGLSICKTIINAHGGTIQAANHADGAMFTFTLPDWKEY; this is translated from the coding sequence ATGACAGCCGCTACCCTTACAGCCAATGCGCTTTTCCATCTAAGCGGCAATGCCATTAATGTATCCATTATTTACATTCTGGCGATCCTGCTCCATGCTCAGTATACTAAGTGCTACAGCGCTGGTATCATTGCCTCTATTTACAGTGTATTCTGGGTCAATTATGCCTACACTTACCCATATATGACCCTGAACTTCACATTAAGCGGATATCCCCTTACTTTCGTTGGAATGACTTTTATCTCCTGTTTCACCAGCAGTATCTGCATCATGCTTTCCAAGCAGAGTGCCCAGATCCAGGAAAAGGACCGTATGCTGATGCAGGCAGAAAAAGAAACCATGCGCGCCAATCTGCTGCGTGCCATGTCTCATGACCTGCGCACCCCACTGACTACCATCATTGGTTCCAGTGCCACCTATTTAGAGCAGGAAAATGAAATGCCACCAGAGGAAAAGCGCAAGCTGATCCACAATATTGAAGAAGATGCCCAGTGGCTGTTAAATATGGTAGAAAATCTTCTTTCTGTTACACGTATCCAGGATGACCAGGGCATAAGCTCTGTTAATAAAACGGACGAATCCTTAGAGGAAGTTATTTCTGAGGCAGTCCAGCGTTTCCACAAACGCTTCCCTGATATCTCCGTCAAAGTCAGTGTTCCTGATGCTTTTATCATGGTCCCCATGGATGCCATGCTGATCGAACAGGTCATCAACAATCTTTTAGAAAATGCTCATTTTCATTCTGGCAGCGAAAAGCCTATTGAATTGAAAGTGCGCACAGAAAAAGAAAGTCTTTATATCACTATCAAAGACTACGGAAAGGGGATTGACCCCAAACGGCTTCCTACTTTGTTTGACGGTGGCGGTGTAAATACCAATGAATCCGGTGACAGCCACAAAGGAATGGGAATCGGGCTTTCTATCTGCAAGACCATTATTAATGCCCATGGCGGCACTATCCAGGCTGCAAACCATGCAGACGGCGCTATGTTTACTTTTACCTTACCCGACTGGAAGGAGTACTGA
- a CDS encoding CvpA family protein: MMTEHWLSIAAGVFLVGAMLYGHYRGLLRQCVSLGALILTIITVKIATPYVADFIKANPAVRENAADFIIEVSGWEPPAEDAGVLPAAQRMAIEKMKLPQSVKNVLLENNNSEFYKLLGVDRFEEYISTCLADMLINTVGSVLVFAVSYVAIHLVIRWLDLLSRIPILCGLNQMAGGVVGLAEGFLILWIAGFVLSFFTETPVGQMLEEQINKSIWLSLIYRYNLMNLLLGGLIKGIL; encoded by the coding sequence ATGATGACAGAACATTGGTTATCCATCGCAGCAGGTGTTTTTTTAGTGGGGGCGATGCTATATGGTCATTACCGGGGCCTGCTGCGTCAGTGCGTTTCCTTAGGAGCACTGATATTAACAATCATCACGGTAAAAATAGCAACGCCCTATGTGGCTGATTTTATAAAAGCAAATCCTGCGGTAAGGGAAAATGCAGCTGATTTTATTATTGAAGTATCCGGATGGGAGCCGCCTGCAGAAGATGCAGGCGTTTTACCGGCAGCACAGCGTATGGCTATTGAAAAAATGAAGCTGCCGCAGTCTGTAAAAAATGTATTACTGGAAAATAATAACAGCGAATTTTATAAACTGTTAGGAGTGGATCGCTTCGAAGAGTATATCAGCACCTGTCTTGCAGACATGCTGATCAATACAGTGGGATCTGTCCTGGTATTTGCGGTTAGTTATGTAGCAATCCATCTGGTCATACGATGGCTGGATCTTTTGTCAAGAATTCCCATATTATGTGGCTTAAACCAGATGGCCGGAGGTGTTGTGGGATTGGCTGAAGGTTTCCTGATCTTATGGATCGCAGGCTTTGTTCTCAGCTTTTTTACAGAAACACCTGTGGGTCAGATGCTGGAAGAACAGATAAATAAAAGCATATGGCTTTCTCTGATATACCGTTATAATCTTATGAACCTGCTGTTAGGCGGATTGATAAAGGGGATTTTATAG
- a CDS encoding TIGR01906 family membrane protein, with product MKHLQRFAGILTAFCLMIILFFTSVEAVVYWNPGYFEKEYTKYQVLDDLPSMTMDDLLDVTNQMMAYLKGKRADLHVTTHMGGETREFFNEREIAHMEDVQGLFLKAIILRRICVAVCVIALLFIVLSKADLRTLLPSSLCMGTGLFFASIAALAAIISTNFTKYFILFHHMFFNNDLWILDPSTDMLINIVPEGFFMDTAGRIAFLFGSLSLILFGLCLIMTLKNKRRK from the coding sequence ATGAAACATCTTCAACGCTTTGCCGGTATCCTTACCGCATTCTGTCTTATGATCATTCTCTTTTTTACCTCAGTAGAAGCTGTTGTTTACTGGAATCCCGGATATTTTGAAAAAGAATACACCAAATACCAGGTCTTAGACGATCTTCCTTCCATGACTATGGATGACCTGTTAGATGTTACCAACCAGATGATGGCTTACTTAAAGGGGAAACGTGCAGATCTTCATGTAACCACACATATGGGCGGAGAGACCCGTGAATTTTTCAATGAACGTGAGATCGCTCATATGGAAGATGTTCAGGGGCTGTTTTTAAAAGCCATTATACTGCGGCGGATCTGTGTGGCTGTCTGCGTGATCGCCCTGCTGTTTATAGTTCTTTCAAAAGCTGATCTGCGTACACTCCTTCCTTCTTCCCTCTGTATGGGAACCGGACTGTTCTTTGCATCGATCGCAGCACTGGCTGCTATTATATCCACAAACTTTACGAAATATTTTATCCTTTTCCACCATATGTTTTTTAATAATGACCTGTGGATCCTTGACCCGTCCACAGATATGCTGATCAATATTGTACCTGAAGGATTTTTCATGGATACTGCCGGACGTATTGCTTTCCTCTTCGGCTCTCTGTCACTGATTCTTTTTGGTCTCTGTCTGATCATGACCCTGAAAAACAAACGCCGTAAATAG
- the recR gene encoding recombination mediator RecR yields MDYYSSQISKLIEELSKLPGVGAKSAQRLAFHIINMPKEQVDELAGAMTGARNNVRYCKECFTLTDKELCPICSSDKRNHKTIMVVENTRDLAAYEKTGKYNGVYHVLHGAISPMLGIGPNDIKLKELMHRLQADVEEVIIATNSSLEGETTAMYISKLIKPTGIKVTRIASGVPVGGDLEYIDEVTLLRALEGRIEL; encoded by the coding sequence ATGGATTATTACAGCAGTCAGATCAGCAAATTGATCGAAGAATTATCTAAGCTTCCGGGAGTGGGAGCAAAGTCTGCTCAGCGCCTTGCCTTTCATATTATCAATATGCCGAAAGAGCAGGTAGATGAACTGGCCGGCGCCATGACCGGTGCCAGAAATAATGTACGTTACTGCAAAGAATGTTTTACACTGACGGACAAAGAACTTTGTCCTATCTGCAGCAGTGACAAGAGAAACCATAAGACTATTATGGTAGTGGAAAATACCAGGGATCTGGCGGCCTATGAAAAGACCGGGAAATACAACGGAGTATATCATGTGCTCCATGGCGCTATTTCACCTATGTTAGGGATCGGGCCGAATGATATTAAATTAAAGGAACTGATGCACCGCCTTCAGGCAGATGTGGAAGAAGTGATCATTGCCACAAATTCCAGTCTGGAAGGTGAAACTACGGCTATGTATATCAGCAAGCTGATAAAGCCAACAGGCATTAAAGTCACCAGGATCGCCAGCGGAGTGCCGGTTGGCGGAGATCTGGAGTATATTGATGAAGTAACCCTTTTAAGAGCACTGGAAGGCAGAATAGAGCTGTAG
- a CDS encoding response regulator, with translation MTTKANIIIIEDEKNICSFIEHILEPQGYRVITANTGREGLQYITSEHPDVILLDLGLPDMDGLKLIEQVRSWSITPIIVISARTLEKSKIAALDLGADDYLTKPFGTGELLARIRTALRHSQRNQHIGSSKYQVGDLLVDFERRLVKVKDQDVHLTQIEYKLVCLLAQNAGRVMTYESIITKIWGPYADNDNQILRVNMAHIRRKLEENPAEPQYIFTEIGVGYRMREE, from the coding sequence ATGACTACAAAAGCGAACATTATCATTATTGAAGACGAGAAAAATATCTGCAGCTTTATCGAACACATTTTAGAACCTCAGGGCTACCGTGTGATCACTGCGAATACAGGCAGAGAAGGCCTGCAGTACATTACTTCCGAACATCCGGATGTGATTCTTTTAGACCTTGGATTACCGGACATGGACGGCTTAAAGCTGATCGAGCAGGTCCGCTCCTGGAGCATTACACCTATTATCGTTATCTCTGCAAGAACACTGGAAAAAAGCAAGATCGCAGCCCTTGATCTGGGTGCTGATGACTATCTGACCAAACCATTTGGCACCGGGGAACTTCTGGCACGTATCCGTACCGCTCTGCGGCATTCCCAGCGCAACCAGCATATTGGAAGCTCCAAATACCAGGTAGGAGATCTGTTAGTAGATTTTGAACGTCGTCTGGTGAAGGTCAAAGATCAGGATGTCCACCTGACCCAGATTGAATACAAGCTGGTATGTCTCCTTGCCCAGAATGCCGGCCGGGTCATGACCTATGAATCTATTATCACAAAGATCTGGGGACCATATGCAGATAATGACAACCAGATCCTTCGGGTAAATATGGCCCACATCCGCCGAAAACTGGAAGAAAACCCGGCTGAGCCACAATACATATTTACAGAGATCGGTGTTGGCTACCGAATGCGCGAAGAATAA
- the trmB gene encoding tRNA (guanosine(46)-N7)-methyltransferase TrmB, which yields MRLRHIRGAEETIAESPYVIQEPELHKGSWNQFFGNDNPIQIEVGMGKGRFIMELAKQNPDINYIGIERYSSVLLRGLQKRAQLELNNIYFMCIDAKNMADYFAPGEVNKIYLNFSDPWPKDRHAKRRLTSPDFMAVYGQILADHGTVEFKTDNKGLFDYSLEAIPEAGWTITAHTFDLHHDPVMSVGNVMTEYEEKFSSMGNPICKLIAIREPKETTENVTVHP from the coding sequence ATGCGTTTAAGACATATACGCGGGGCAGAAGAAACCATTGCAGAAAGCCCCTATGTGATCCAGGAACCAGAGCTTCATAAAGGCAGCTGGAACCAGTTTTTTGGCAACGATAACCCCATCCAGATCGAAGTAGGTATGGGAAAAGGCCGTTTTATCATGGAACTGGCCAAACAGAATCCTGATATTAACTACATCGGCATTGAACGCTACTCCAGTGTACTTTTAAGAGGTCTTCAAAAACGTGCCCAGTTAGAATTAAACAACATCTATTTTATGTGCATTGATGCCAAAAATATGGCAGACTACTTTGCACCAGGAGAAGTAAACAAGATCTACCTTAACTTCTCCGATCCATGGCCAAAAGACCGCCATGCAAAGCGCCGTCTGACTTCTCCTGATTTTATGGCTGTATACGGCCAGATCTTAGCTGACCACGGAACCGTAGAATTTAAAACTGACAATAAAGGGCTTTTTGATTACTCTCTGGAGGCAATTCCAGAAGCAGGCTGGACTATTACAGCACACACCTTCGACCTGCACCATGATCCAGTTATGTCTGTCGGAAATGTAATGACAGAATATGAAGAAAAATTTTCTTCTATGGGAAATCCCATCTGCAAGCTGATCGCTATAAGAGAACCGAAAGAGACCACAGAAAATGTTACAGTTCATCCATGA
- a CDS encoding Cof-type HAD-IIB family hydrolase, producing MKTIKLIALDLDGTLLNMEKKVPQGNYEALKQCEAAGIQIVPATGRGVGGIPPMIRELPGANYAITTNGAVIADLKTNKAIRTCGLSNEMVQRILNIAKKYHSATDPFIDGRAITQPSSIDHMDEFGLSPQMQKLIRDTREVVPDVMEYVKTTGAQAEKINIFMADLEEREILRRELMAMPELSISSSMYNNLEVNAKGADKGSALLWLADHLGISREETMAFGDGENDIPMIKDAGIGVAMENALDAVKEAADTITLNNDEDGVAAAIRKFIFGSSEE from the coding sequence ATGAAAACAATAAAATTGATCGCTCTGGATCTGGATGGAACCCTTTTAAACATGGAGAAAAAGGTTCCTCAGGGAAATTATGAGGCTTTAAAGCAGTGTGAGGCGGCAGGTATCCAGATCGTACCGGCTACAGGAAGAGGCGTAGGCGGTATTCCGCCTATGATCCGGGAGCTTCCAGGGGCAAACTATGCCATTACTACCAATGGGGCGGTCATAGCGGATCTGAAAACCAATAAGGCTATCCGGACCTGCGGACTTTCCAATGAAATGGTCCAGCGCATTTTGAATATTGCAAAGAAATATCATTCCGCAACGGATCCTTTCATTGACGGAAGGGCCATTACCCAGCCTTCTTCCATTGATCATATGGATGAATTTGGTCTCAGTCCACAGATGCAGAAACTGATCCGCGATACCAGGGAAGTAGTTCCGGATGTAATGGAATACGTAAAAACTACAGGTGCTCAGGCAGAAAAGATCAATATTTTTATGGCTGATCTGGAAGAAAGGGAAATCCTGCGTAGAGAATTAATGGCAATGCCGGAGCTTTCTATCAGTTCTTCTATGTATAATAACCTGGAAGTAAATGCAAAAGGTGCTGATAAGGGATCAGCGCTGTTGTGGCTTGCAGATCATCTGGGTATTTCCAGAGAAGAAACAATGGCCTTTGGAGATGGGGAAAATGATATTCCTATGATCAAAGATGCCGGTATTGGTGTAGCCATGGAAAATGCCCTGGATGCAGTAAAAGAAGCAGCAGATACCATTACTCTCAATAATGATGAGGATGGTGTGGCAGCTGCAATCAGAAAATTTATATTTGGATCAAGTGAAGAATGA
- a CDS encoding YbaB/EbfC family nucleoid-associated protein translates to MAKRGGFPGGMPGNMNNIMKQAQRMQRQMEETTKELEEKEYTAAAGGGAVTVTVSGKKEVVSIKLSEEVVDPDDIEMLQDLIVAATNEAFRQMEAANSEAMSRLTGGLGGALGGGFPF, encoded by the coding sequence ATGGCAAAACGTGGCGGATTCCCAGGCGGTATGCCGGGAAATATGAACAATATTATGAAGCAGGCACAGCGTATGCAGCGCCAGATGGAAGAGACAACAAAGGAACTGGAAGAGAAGGAATACACAGCAGCAGCAGGCGGCGGTGCCGTTACTGTAACTGTATCTGGTAAAAAAGAGGTAGTTTCCATTAAATTATCAGAAGAAGTAGTAGATCCGGATGATATTGAGATGCTGCAGGATCTGATCGTGGCAGCAACTAATGAAGCATTCCGCCAGATGGAAGCTGCAAACAGCGAAGCTATGTCCAGACTTACAGGCGGACTGGGCGGCGCCTTAGGCGGAGGCTTTCCGTTCTAA
- a CDS encoding mechanosensitive ion channel encodes MILFAAQESSALPTLAETQAVAAEVHEDLQQLKPNSILESIKAWAPGLLSVAYRLAIAALIIFIGSRIAIYISHFLKKTFDRMGMDLSLSKFLISLANAITYAIVIFMALEKIGVPSASIIALLGSATLAIGLSLQGSLANFAGGILILVMRPFGIHDYIICEGTEGTVQNIGLVYTTLVTIDNRKITIPNGSLSNAVITNVTAQPKRRVDLTVGIGYTSDLKKAKEILNQIYANDPLILKEDGITVYVDQLADSSVILGARGWTNTTDYWTVRWRILEQIKLKFDQAGIEIPFNQLDVNVKNASVNEKKS; translated from the coding sequence ATGATATTATTTGCAGCCCAGGAAAGCAGTGCGCTCCCTACTCTGGCTGAGACCCAGGCAGTAGCCGCAGAAGTCCACGAGGATTTACAGCAATTAAAACCAAATTCCATTTTAGAATCCATCAAAGCATGGGCTCCAGGGCTTTTATCCGTGGCTTACCGGCTGGCTATTGCTGCCCTTATCATCTTTATTGGCTCACGGATCGCCATCTACATCAGCCATTTTCTGAAAAAGACCTTTGACCGTATGGGAATGGATCTCAGCCTGAGCAAATTCCTTATTTCCCTGGCAAATGCTATTACATACGCGATTGTCATTTTCATGGCACTGGAAAAGATCGGCGTACCATCCGCCTCTATCATTGCTCTTTTAGGTTCCGCAACACTGGCTATCGGTCTTTCTCTTCAGGGCAGTCTTGCAAACTTCGCAGGAGGTATCCTGATCCTTGTTATGAGACCCTTCGGCATCCACGATTACATCATCTGTGAAGGCACGGAAGGAACTGTACAAAATATAGGTCTTGTATACACAACTTTAGTTACTATAGACAACCGCAAGATCACCATCCCCAACGGCAGCCTGTCCAATGCAGTCATCACAAATGTGACCGCCCAGCCAAAGCGCCGTGTAGACCTGACCGTTGGCATCGGTTATACTTCTGATCTGAAGAAAGCCAAGGAGATCCTAAACCAGATTTATGCAAATGATCCTCTTATTTTAAAAGAAGACGGTATTACCGTCTATGTAGATCAGTTAGCAGACAGCTCCGTTATCCTGGGTGCAAGAGGCTGGACAAATACCACTGATTACTGGACTGTACGCTGGAGAATACTGGAGCAGATCAAACTGAAGTTTGACCAGGCTGGAATTGAGATTCCATTTAACCAGTTAGATGTAAACGTAAAAAACGCTTCCGTAAACGAAAAAAAATCTTAA
- a CDS encoding D-alanyl-D-alanine carboxypeptidase, whose translation MKYGKFINLGKRALFLVLSIYFILFTYVRTALAASFWPSAISIEADGGILMEAQTGTVLFAKNADQPYYPASITKILTALIVLEHCSLDEEVTFSHDDVYNVEVGSSTAGIDEGDVLTVRDCLYALMLASANESANALACHVSGSREAFAELMNQTAESLGCTGSHFANPSGLNDENHYTTAHDMALITRAAIQNPDFLEIDSTRNYKLPPTKRNPEGGYVANHHRMLVKNTSVYYPGAFAGKTGYTSIAGNTLVTCAEKNDMTLIAVVLNGHQTHYPDTKALLDFGFDRFQILKAADHETSYKALDNDMTIGGMTAQDNISLELDKNSLVVIPKDADFSDTEASLSYDLDENAPDNAIARILYQYDGHSIGQVYLCSTGQTRHIAAPQAELQTESTDQTEKQPQNLLPPADRSAASPQSGKKFPIILVGICALGLTAAGVILFFLLHSHRKEKEDLLLRRKRRLERLEDIGYSSSDFDQLLSQKRSSAPSYKKQKHKVKRPRRKTPFDR comes from the coding sequence ATGAAATATGGGAAATTTATAAATCTTGGAAAAAGGGCTTTATTTTTAGTCCTCAGTATTTATTTTATACTCTTTACATATGTAAGAACCGCTCTGGCCGCGTCTTTCTGGCCATCTGCCATCTCCATTGAGGCAGATGGCGGGATCCTTATGGAAGCGCAGACCGGAACGGTTCTTTTTGCTAAAAACGCAGACCAGCCTTATTACCCAGCCAGTATCACAAAAATACTTACTGCCCTGATCGTCCTGGAACACTGCAGTCTTGATGAAGAAGTTACCTTCTCCCATGATGACGTCTACAATGTGGAAGTAGGAAGCAGTACCGCTGGTATTGATGAAGGTGATGTTCTCACGGTCCGTGACTGTCTGTACGCCCTGATGCTGGCTTCTGCCAATGAAAGTGCCAATGCACTTGCCTGCCATGTAAGCGGCTCCAGGGAAGCCTTTGCAGAGCTTATGAACCAGACAGCTGAAAGTCTTGGCTGCACCGGAAGCCATTTTGCAAATCCCAGCGGTTTAAATGATGAAAACCATTATACTACTGCACACGATATGGCCCTGATCACCAGAGCAGCTATCCAGAATCCGGATTTTTTAGAAATTGATAGCACCCGCAACTACAAACTGCCTCCTACTAAACGCAATCCCGAAGGCGGCTATGTGGCAAACCATCACCGCATGCTGGTGAAAAATACCTCTGTCTACTATCCTGGTGCCTTTGCCGGAAAAACCGGCTATACCTCCATTGCCGGCAATACCCTTGTTACCTGTGCAGAAAAAAATGACATGACCCTGATTGCCGTTGTATTAAATGGCCACCAGACCCATTATCCAGATACAAAAGCACTTCTTGACTTTGGTTTTGACCGTTTTCAGATATTAAAGGCTGCTGACCATGAAACTTCTTATAAGGCTCTGGATAATGATATGACCATTGGAGGCATGACTGCCCAGGATAACATTTCTCTTGAATTAGACAAAAACAGTCTGGTTGTCATTCCAAAAGATGCAGACTTTTCTGATACAGAGGCTTCTCTTTCCTATGACCTGGATGAAAATGCCCCTGATAATGCCATCGCCCGCATTCTTTACCAATATGACGGCCATTCAATTGGACAAGTCTATTTATGCTCTACAGGCCAGACAAGACACATAGCAGCTCCACAGGCCGAATTACAGACTGAATCCACCGATCAGACGGAAAAACAGCCCCAGAACCTTCTGCCCCCCGCTGACCGTTCTGCTGCTTCTCCTCAATCTGGGAAGAAATTCCCCATTATCTTAGTTGGAATCTGCGCTCTTGGTCTTACAGCAGCAGGAGTCATCCTCTTTTTCCTTCTCCATTCTCACCGAAAAGAAAAAGAGGACCTGCTCCTGCGCCGCAAGCGCCGCTTAGAACGCCTGGAAGATATCGGCTATTCATCTTCTGATTTTGATCAGCTGCTTTCCCAGAAACGAAGCTCTGCCCCATCTTACAAAAAGCAAAAACATAAGGTAAAACGTCCCCGCAGGAAAACGCCTTTTGACCGCTAA
- a CDS encoding exonuclease domain-containing protein — MNYIVFDLEWNQSAEGKECSVEHMPFEIIEIGAVKLNRQMKQISEFHRLVRPKAYKEMHFKISEVTHMDMEELSRKGQPFPVVMEDFLNWCGEDEYIFCIWGSMDLTELQRNMTYHGMEIPFPRPLLYYDVQKLYSLEYSDGKSRISLDHAVEQLDLDQERPFHRALDDAVYTGRTLRHINMEEYGKYSSIDYYRLPKRGCSYQLKFPEYSKYVSGEFDCKEEILKDKEIADIVCVKCARMLRKKIRWFSYGQRFYFALGICPEHGYMKGKIRVKKSERDLYYAVKTIKAVGEDALPMLVQKREDNKKKKKNPSK, encoded by the coding sequence ATGAATTATATTGTATTTGATCTGGAGTGGAACCAGAGCGCGGAGGGAAAAGAATGCTCCGTGGAGCATATGCCCTTTGAGATTATTGAGATTGGAGCTGTGAAGCTGAATAGACAGATGAAACAGATAAGTGAATTTCATCGTCTGGTACGGCCAAAAGCTTATAAAGAAATGCATTTTAAAATATCAGAAGTGACGCACATGGACATGGAGGAGCTTTCCCGGAAGGGACAGCCATTTCCGGTAGTGATGGAGGATTTTCTGAACTGGTGTGGAGAGGACGAATATATTTTCTGTATCTGGGGATCCATGGATCTGACAGAGTTACAACGGAATATGACCTATCACGGGATGGAAATTCCCTTCCCAAGACCTTTATTATACTATGATGTGCAAAAATTGTATTCTCTGGAGTATTCTGATGGAAAGAGCCGTATTTCTTTAGATCACGCTGTAGAACAGCTTGATCTGGACCAGGAGCGTCCATTCCACAGGGCTCTGGATGATGCAGTTTATACAGGACGGACACTACGCCATATTAATATGGAAGAATATGGGAAATATAGTTCGATCGATTATTACCGGCTTCCAAAACGTGGGTGCAGTTATCAGTTAAAATTTCCAGAGTATTCAAAATATGTTTCAGGGGAATTTGACTGTAAGGAAGAGATCCTTAAGGATAAAGAAATTGCAGATATTGTATGTGTAAAATGTGCCAGAATGCTGCGGAAAAAGATACGCTGGTTTTCTTATGGGCAGCGGTTTTATTTCGCTCTTGGCATTTGTCCGGAGCATGGTTATATGAAGGGAAAGATCCGGGTCAAGAAATCGGAACGGGATCTATATTATGCAGTAAAGACCATTAAAGCAGTGGGGGAAGATGCACTGCCTATGCTGGTCCAGAAAAGAGAAGATAACAAAAAGAAAAAGAAGAATCCGTCAAAATAG